A single window of Sphaerodactylus townsendi isolate TG3544 linkage group LG03, MPM_Stown_v2.3, whole genome shotgun sequence DNA harbors:
- the LOC125427974 gene encoding olfactory receptor 1L1-like — MNHENITQVSEFLLRGFTSQPELQKIIFPLFLLMYLLVLLGNATIIFLIRSDAHLLQSPMYFFLSFLALCDLGFCSNIIPKALENLVSQKKTISYHGCLTQIFFAIFIGNADSYILASMAYDRFVAICHPLYYSAMMSYKRCVRLAAVSWTIPFFHSVLYTVLMSRVEFCNPREIPQFFCDLYPVLDVSCSDSTIIDLVLLTEGIVEILGPFVLIIISYTFIFYTIMKIPSAGVKRKAFSTCGSHICVVIMYFGGISFVYFKPNAKHPERMDTVAAIMFSLVTPMLNPFIYTLRNNEIKAAMRRIYRKYFR, encoded by the coding sequence ATGAATCATGAGAACATCACCCAAGTCTCTGAATTCCTCCTCCGTGGTTTCACTTCCCAACCAGAACTTCAGAAGATCATCTTCCCACTCTTCCTCTTGATGTATCTGCTCGTCCTCTTGGGGAACGCGACAATCATCTTCCTCATCCGCTCTGATGCACACCTCCTCCAGAGCCCCATGTACTTCTTCCTCAGCTTCCTCGCACTATGTGATCTGGGTTTTTGCAGCAACATCATCCCCAAGGCACTCGAGAACTTGGTGTCTCAAAAGAAGACCATTTCTTACCATGGATGCCTGACCCAGATATTTTTCGCAATCTTTATAGGCAACGCAGACAGCTACATCCTGGCGTCCATGGCCTATGACCGCTTTGTGGCAATCTGCCACCCACTGTACTATTCGGCCATGATGAGCTACAAGCGTTGCGTCCGGTTGGCAGCAGTGTCCTGGACTATTCCCTTCTTTCACTCTGTGCTATATACTGTTCTGATGTCCCGTGTTGAGTTCTGTAACCCTAGGGAGATTCCTCAGTTTTTCTGTGACCTTTACCCAGTTCTGGATGTTTCGTGCTCTGACTCAACCATCATAGATCTAGTATTGTTGACTGAGGGGATAGTAGAGATCCTGGGGCCATTTGTGCTCATTATCATTTCATACACATTCATTTTCTACACCATCATGAAAATTCCATCAGCTGGTGTGAAGCGCAAGGCTTTCTCCACATGTGGGTCCCACATTTGTGTGGTGATCATGTACTTTGGTGGCATCAGCTTTGTGTATTTCAAACCAAATGCCAAACACCCAGAGCGCATGGACACAGTGGCAGCCATTATGTTTAGTCTAGTAACCCCCATGCTGAATCCGTTCATCTACACCCTCAGGAACAATGAGATTAAGGCAGCCATGCGGAGAATCTATAGGAAGTACTTCCGTTAA
- the LOC125429175 gene encoding olfactory receptor 1361-like isoform X1 → MERSTRESLVSEFLLRGFSSQPELQGFLFPLFLTMYVLNVLGNGTIIFVIRSDMQLLQSPMYYFLSQLAIADLCSTSTVVPKMLENLLSQKKTISYHGCIIQICFYGYFVNLDNFLLAAMAYDRYVAICYPLSYLALMSHKNCLQLATACWTLPLLDALLYTVLMARVEFCDPGEIPHFFCDIYPMLDISCSDTSLIELLLMTEGSVDILGPFVLILISYIFIFYAIMKIPSATGKRKAFSTCGSHLSVVVLFIGTLSWVYLKPHSRNLKLQDIVATVMYGMVTPMLNPFIYSLRNSEMKAAMRRIIRQYFH, encoded by the exons ATGGAAAGGAGTACCAgggaaagccta GTCTCTGAATTCCTCCTCCGTGGTTTCTCGTCCCAACCAGAGCTTCAAGGATTCCTCTTCCCACTTTTCCTTACTATGTATGTACTTAACGTCCTGGGCAATGGGACAATCATCTTTGTTATTCGCTCTGATATGCAGCTGCTTCAGTCCCCTATGTACTATTTTCTCAGCCAACTTGCCATAGCTGACCTGTGTTCCACCTCCACTGTTGTCCCCAAGATGCTAGAGAACCTGCTATCTCAGAAAAAAACCATCTCCTACCACGGCTGCATAATTCAGATATGTTTCTATGGCTATTTTGTCAATTTGGATAACTTCCTGCTCGCAGCCATGGCCTATGACCGCTATGTGGCCATTTGTTACCCACTGAGCTATTTGGCGTTGATGAGCCACAAGAATTGCCTTCAACTGGCCACTGCGTGCTGGACTCTCCCACTACTTGATGCTTTGCTTTATACCGTTTTGATGGCTCGTGTCGAGTTCTGTGACCCGGGGGAGATCCCTCATTTTTTCTGTGACATTTACCCCATGCTGGATATCTCATGCTCAGACACCAGTCTCATAGAGCTGCTACTGATGACCGAGGGGTCAGTGGATATCCTGGGGCCATTTGTGCTCATTCTCATTTCATACATTTTCATCTTCTACGCTATAATGAAGATTCCATCAGCGACAGGGAAGCGTAAGGCTTTCTCTACGTGCGGGTCTCACCTTTCTGTGGTTGTCTTGTTCATCGGGACTTTAAGTTGGGTCTATTTGAAGCCTCATTCCAGGAACTTAAAACTGCAGGACATAGTGGCGACTGTGATGTACGGTATGGTAACCCCCATGCTGAATCCCTTCATTTACAGCCTCAGGAATAGTGAGATGAAGGCAGCTATGAGAAGAATAATTAGGCAGTATTTCCATTAA
- the LOC125429175 gene encoding olfactory receptor 1361-like isoform X2 encodes MNLKNTTQVSEFLLRGFSSQPELQGFLFPLFLTMYVLNVLGNGTIIFVIRSDMQLLQSPMYYFLSQLAIADLCSTSTVVPKMLENLLSQKKTISYHGCIIQICFYGYFVNLDNFLLAAMAYDRYVAICYPLSYLALMSHKNCLQLATACWTLPLLDALLYTVLMARVEFCDPGEIPHFFCDIYPMLDISCSDTSLIELLLMTEGSVDILGPFVLILISYIFIFYAIMKIPSATGKRKAFSTCGSHLSVVVLFIGTLSWVYLKPHSRNLKLQDIVATVMYGMVTPMLNPFIYSLRNSEMKAAMRRIIRQYFH; translated from the coding sequence ATGAATCTCAAGAACACAACTCAGGTCTCTGAATTCCTCCTCCGTGGTTTCTCGTCCCAACCAGAGCTTCAAGGATTCCTCTTCCCACTTTTCCTTACTATGTATGTACTTAACGTCCTGGGCAATGGGACAATCATCTTTGTTATTCGCTCTGATATGCAGCTGCTTCAGTCCCCTATGTACTATTTTCTCAGCCAACTTGCCATAGCTGACCTGTGTTCCACCTCCACTGTTGTCCCCAAGATGCTAGAGAACCTGCTATCTCAGAAAAAAACCATCTCCTACCACGGCTGCATAATTCAGATATGTTTCTATGGCTATTTTGTCAATTTGGATAACTTCCTGCTCGCAGCCATGGCCTATGACCGCTATGTGGCCATTTGTTACCCACTGAGCTATTTGGCGTTGATGAGCCACAAGAATTGCCTTCAACTGGCCACTGCGTGCTGGACTCTCCCACTACTTGATGCTTTGCTTTATACCGTTTTGATGGCTCGTGTCGAGTTCTGTGACCCGGGGGAGATCCCTCATTTTTTCTGTGACATTTACCCCATGCTGGATATCTCATGCTCAGACACCAGTCTCATAGAGCTGCTACTGATGACCGAGGGGTCAGTGGATATCCTGGGGCCATTTGTGCTCATTCTCATTTCATACATTTTCATCTTCTACGCTATAATGAAGATTCCATCAGCGACAGGGAAGCGTAAGGCTTTCTCTACGTGCGGGTCTCACCTTTCTGTGGTTGTCTTGTTCATCGGGACTTTAAGTTGGGTCTATTTGAAGCCTCATTCCAGGAACTTAAAACTGCAGGACATAGTGGCGACTGTGATGTACGGTATGGTAACCCCCATGCTGAATCCCTTCATTTACAGCCTCAGGAATAGTGAGATGAAGGCAGCTATGAGAAGAATAATTAGGCAGTATTTCCATTAA
- the LOC125429741 gene encoding olfactory receptor 1L1-like: MIQKNTTQVSEFLLHGFSSQPEVQTVLFFLFLSMYLLNLIGNITIILSIRCDMQLLRTPMYFFLSYLALADMGFASTIIPKALQTLASHKKTISYCGCLIQMFFYIYFGNADSYLLASMAYDRYAAICQPMYYSTMMSHKRCLQLAAVSWTVPMIHSLLYTILMARVEFCHPGEIRHFICDIYPVLEVSCSETKVIDFVLLTEGMVEILGPFVLIIVSYALIFYSIMKLPSAVEKHKAFSTCGSHISVVVLFYGGVSWVYFKPNAKNPSLQDMIATVMYTMVIPMLNPFIYTLRNSTMKSAIRRVIRQHFH, from the coding sequence ATGATCCAAAAGAACACAACTCAGGTCTCTGAATTCTTGCTTCATGGTTTCTCCTCCCAGCCAGAAGTTCAAAcagtcctcttcttcctcttcctctccatgTACTTACTCAACCTCATTGGGAATATAACCATCATTTTGTCGATCCGCTGCGATATGCAACTTCTGCGAACACCCATGTACTTCTTCCTCAGCTACCTTGCTTTAGCTGACATGGGTTTTGCTAGCACCATCATCCCCAAGGCTTTGCAGACCTTAGCATCTCACAAGAAGACCATCTCCTACTGCGGTTGCCTGATACAaatgtttttctatatatattttgGTAATGCAGACAGCTACCTCCTGGCTTCCATGGCCTATGATCGCTATGCAGCAATCTGTCAGCCAATGTACTACTCCACCATGATGAGCCACAAACGTTGTCTCCAGCTGGCCGCAGTATCTTGGACCGTCCCTATGATCCATTCTTTGCTTTACACAATTTTGATGGCCCGTGTTGAGTTCTGCCACCCTGGAGAGATCCGTCACTTCATCTGTGACATTTACCCTGTTCTGGAGGTGTCTTGCTCTGAAACGAAAGTCATTGATTTTGTCTTGCTGACTGAGGGAATGGTGGAGATCCTGGGGCCATTTGTGCTCATCATCGTTTCGTACGCACTCATCTTCTACTCAATCATGAAGCTTCCCTCGGCCGTTGAGAAGCATAAGGCCTTCTCCACATGCGGGTCCCACATTTCTGTAGTGGTCTTGTTCTACGGTGGTGTCAGCTGGGTTTACTTCAAGCCAAATGCCAAGAACCCAAGCCTCCAGGACATGATAGCGACTGTGATGTATACCATGGTGATCCCTATGCTGAATCCCTTCATCTACACCCTCAGGAACAGCACGATGAAGTCAGCCATAAGACGAGTTATTAGGCAGCATTTCCATTAA